From Variimorphobacter saccharofermentans, one genomic window encodes:
- a CDS encoding ribose-phosphate pyrophosphokinase, with the protein MSQEKIVETIPVGPLGIIALESSKVMGQHVNDYLVEWRNARESEHKGTIAFYGYQRDSYLLNACCPRFGTGEAKGQIKESVRGADLYLLVDVTNYSMTYTVCGHMNHMSPDDHYQDLKRIIAAVGGKAKRITVIMPYLYEGRQHRRTSRESLDCALALQELTHMGVDSIITFDAHDPRVQNAIPLKSLETVAPNYQFIKAMLHNVPDIRFDSKHMMVISPDEGGMSRAVYFANVLGLDMGMFYKRRDYTKIVNGRNPIVAHEFLGSDLEGKDILIVDDMISSGESILDVATELKRRKANRIFVAATFGIFTNGLAKFDDAYEKGLIYRLITTNLTYQTPELLTKPYYISADMSKYIALIIDTLNHDNSISALLNPVERIQNILKEYGQGHFAN; encoded by the coding sequence ATGTCACAAGAGAAGATTGTAGAAACGATACCTGTAGGGCCCCTTGGTATCATTGCTCTGGAGAGCAGCAAAGTCATGGGTCAGCACGTAAATGACTATCTCGTAGAATGGCGTAATGCAAGGGAAAGTGAGCACAAAGGAACCATTGCATTCTATGGCTATCAAAGAGATTCTTATTTATTAAATGCATGCTGTCCTAGATTTGGCACCGGAGAAGCAAAGGGGCAAATCAAAGAATCCGTTCGAGGAGCCGATTTATATTTACTCGTGGATGTGACAAACTACAGCATGACCTACACCGTTTGCGGACATATGAATCACATGTCACCGGATGACCACTACCAGGATTTAAAAAGAATCATAGCGGCAGTCGGTGGAAAAGCCAAACGTATTACAGTAATTATGCCTTACCTCTATGAAGGCAGACAGCATAGACGCACCTCCAGGGAATCCTTAGACTGTGCATTGGCGCTTCAGGAACTTACACACATGGGCGTTGATAGTATTATCACCTTTGATGCTCATGATCCTAGAGTGCAAAATGCTATCCCGCTGAAAAGTCTGGAAACCGTTGCACCAAATTATCAATTCATAAAAGCAATGCTTCATAATGTTCCTGACATTCGATTTGACTCAAAACACATGATGGTAATCAGCCCGGATGAAGGCGGCATGTCAAGAGCCGTGTATTTTGCCAACGTCTTAGGCCTTGATATGGGTATGTTCTATAAGAGACGTGACTATACCAAGATTGTAAACGGACGTAATCCCATTGTAGCACATGAATTTCTTGGTTCCGATCTGGAAGGCAAAGATATCCTGATTGTGGATGATATGATTTCCTCGGGCGAAAGCATCCTGGATGTAGCAACCGAATTAAAGCGAAGAAAAGCTAACCGTATCTTCGTAGCAGCAACCTTCGGTATATTTACCAATGGTCTTGCCAAGTTTGATGATGCATATGAAAAGGGCTTAATTTATCGCCTGATTACAACAAATCTTACCTATCAGACACCGGAGCTTTTAACGAAGCCGTATTATATCAGTGCAGATATGAGCAAG